From a region of the Saccharomyces paradoxus chromosome IV, complete sequence genome:
- the RAD57 gene encoding putative DNA-dependent ATPase RAD57 (Protein that stimulates strand exchange~similar to YDR004W), translated as MDLYDELPESKLLYDEEFFYLLDAVKQNGVCVVDFLTLTPKELARLIQRSINEVFRFQQFLVHEYNEKYLEICENNSISPDDGPKCFTTADVAMDELLGGGIFTHGITEIFGESSTGKSQLLMQLALSVQLSESAGGLGGKCVYITTEGDLPTQRLESMLSSRPAYEKLGITQSNIFTVSCNDLINQEHIINVQLPILLERSKGSIKLVIIDSISHHLRVELQNKSFRESQENKNYLDRMAEKLQILAHDYSLSVVVANQVGDKPLTNSSAAHKAYVTDYDYQLGWLVGWKNSTILYRQMNSLLGANSNNDEILSDDEDYMLIERVMNTVNDRGYEFSSQNKNHPITENRTLGRHPLSLLNQQNKKRKFDYRVPNLGLTWSNHVSTRILLQKSFKASTIIQRGEAHLYKGSDSASFWQVKRTMKVVYSTFAKPGQIAYLITKRGIEAA; from the coding sequence ATGGACCTTTACGATGAATTGCCGGAAAGTAAACTCCtttatgatgaagaatttttctatcttttGGATGCAGTAAAGCAGAATGGCGTCTGCGTCGTAGATTTTTTAACACTCACTCCGAAGGAATTGGCAAGGCTCATACAGAGGTCAATAAATGAGGTTTTTAGGTTTCAGCAATTCCTTGTTCATgaatataatgaaaagtatttaGAAATATGTGAAAATAACTCTATCAGCCCAGATGACGGTCCTAAGTGTTTCACAACCGCTGATGTAGCTATGGATGAATTGTTAGGTGGAGGAATTTTCACACATGGCATTACAGAAATATTCGGAGAGAGCTCTACCGGTAAATCTCAACTACTCATGCAGCTGGCCCTAAGTGTCCAACTTTCTGAATCTGCAGGGGGCCTTGGCGGGAAATGTGTATACATTACCACAGAAGGTGATTTACCAACTCAGAGATTGGAAAGTATGCTATCGTCTAGGCCCGcttatgaaaaattaggTATCACACAGTCCAATATTTTTACGGTTAGCTGTAACGACTTGATAAATCAAGAACATATAATCAATGTTCAGTTACCTATCTTATTAGAGAGATCTAAGGGTTCCATAAAATTGGTCATAATAGATTCAATTTCTCATCATTTGAGAGTGGAGCTTCAGAATAAGTCCTTCAGAGAATCgcaagaaaataaaaattatttGGATAGGATGGCAGAAAAGCTTCAAATACTGGCACACGATTATTCATTATCCGTCGTAGTAGCTAACCAAGTTGGGGATAAACCATTGACGAATAGTTCAGCGGCACATAAGGCATATGTAACTGATTACGATTACCAGTTAGGCTGGTTAGTTGGCTGGAAAAACTCAACCATCCTTTATCGGCAGATGAATTCGCTGCTTGGAGCAAACTCCAATAACGATGAAATTCTCTCAGACGATGAAGATTATATGCTAATCGAGAGAGTTATGAACACCGTCAATGACCGGGGttatgaattttcttcGCAAAACAAGAACCACCCCATAACTGAAAATAGAACCTTGGGGCGACATCCATTAAGCCTTCTTAATCAACAGAATAAAAAACGAAAATTTGACTATCGTGTCCCCAATCTTGGTTTAACTTGGTCCAATCACGTTTCAACACGTATATTACttcaaaaatctttcaaGGCTTCAACAATAATTCAAAGAGGTGAGGCTCATCTTTATAAGGGAAGTGATTCGGCAAGCTTCTGGCAAGTTAAAAGGACGATGAAAGTGGTGTATTCCACCTTCGCTAAACCTGGACAAATCGCATATTTAATTACCAAAAGAGGGATAGAAGCAGCTTGA
- the MAF1 gene encoding RNA polymerase III-inhibiting protein MAF1 (negative regulator of RNA polymerase III~similar to YDR005C): MKFIDELDIERVNQTLNFETNDCKIVGSCDIFTTKAVASDRKLYKTIDQHLDTILQENENYNAALQQQLATPETNQSPCSSPFYSNRRDSNSFWEQKRRISFSEYNSNSNTNNSNGNSCNNNNHSGPSGTCPATFSKSAKLNDQNLKELVSNYDSGSMSSSSLDSSCKNDEKIRRRSSSSISSFKSGKSSNNNNNSGAATNNINKRRKSSINERPSNLNLGPFGPINEPSSRKIFAYLIAILNASYPDHDFSSVEPTDFVKTSLKTFISKFENTLYSLGRQPEEWVWEVINSHMTLSDCVLFQYSPSNSFLEDEPGYLWNLIGFLYNRKRKRVAYLYLICSRLNLNTSEVEDTLAKKPQGKLIIDDGSNEYEGEYDFTYDENVIDDKSDQEEPLQ; the protein is encoded by the exons ATGAAA TTTATTGATGAGTTGGATATAGAGAGAGTAAATCAAACTCTTAATTTCGAGACAAATGACTGTAAAATTGTTGGCAGTTGTGATATTTTCACAACAAAGGCGGTTGCATCAGACAGAAAATTGTACAAAACCATTGATCAACATTTGGATACCATTTTACAGGAGAATGAAAACTACAATGCTGCCCTTCAGCAACAGCTAGCAACTCCCGAAACAAACCAATCGCCTTGTTCGTCGCCATTTTATTCTAATAGGAGAGATAGTAACTCTTTCTGGGaacaaaagagaagaatatCGTTTAGTGAATACAATAGCAATAGCAATACTAACAACAGTAATGGCAACAGctgtaataataataaccaTTCTGGACCCAGTGGTACTTGCCCAGCAACTTTTTCCAAGAGTGCCAAGCTAAATgatcaaaatttgaaagaattagTTTCAAATTATGATTCTGGCTCTATGAGCTCATCATCTCTTGATTCATCTTGCAAGAATGATgagaaaataagaagaagGAGCAGTAGCAGTATTAGCAGTTTCAAAAGTGGAAAATCATcgaacaataataataattctGGTGCGGCAACCAATAACAttaacaaaagaagaaaatcttCGATAAATGAAAGACCAAGCAATTTAAACCTGGGTCCGTTTGGTCCCATAAATGAACCATCAAGCAGGAAAATATTTGCTTATCTGATTGCTATTCTTAATGCTTCTTATCCTGACCATGACTTTTCATCGGTAGAACCAACGGATTTTGTCAAAACATCATTGAAGACAtttatttccaaatttgaaaacacCTTATATTCCCTCGGTAGACAACCAGAGGAATGGGTTTGGGAAGTGATCAATTCTCATATGACTCTTTCTGATTGCGTTCTTTTCCAGTATTCGCCTTCAAACTCTTTTCTGGAAGACGAACCTGGCTATCTTTGGAACCTTATaggttttctttataataggaaaaggaaaagagtGGCTTACCTTTACTTGATTTGTTCGCGTCTAAATTTGAATACGAGTGAAGTGGAGGACACTTTGGCGAAGAAACCTCAGGGAAAGCTTATAATAGATGATGGTTCAAATGAATACGAAGGAGAATACGATTTCACTTATGATGAGAACGTAATAGATGACAAATCAGATCAAGAAGAGCCCCTACAGTAG
- the YRB1 gene encoding Ran GTPase-binding protein YRB1 (Ran GTPase binding protein~similar to YDR002W), translating into MSSEDKKPVVDKKEEAAPKPPSSAVFSMFGGKKAEKPETKEDEEDTKEETKKEGEDAPESPDVHFEPVVHLEKVDVKTMEEDEEVLYKVRAKLFRFDADAKEWKERGTGDCKFLKNKKTNKVRILMRRDKTLKICANHIIAPEYTLKPNVGSDRSWVYACTADIAEGEAEAFTFAIRFGSKENADKFKEEFEKAQEINKKA; encoded by the coding sequence ATGTCTAGCGAAGATAAGAAACCCGTCGTTGACAAGAAGGAAGAGGCTGCTCCAAAGCCACCATCCTCTGCTGTCTTCTCTATGTTTGGTGGTAAGAAGGCCGAAAAGCCAGAAACCAaggaagacgaagaagataCCAAGGAGGAAACCAAGAAGGAAGGTGAGGATGCTCCAGAATCACCAGATGTCCATTTTGAACCAGTGGTCCACTTGGAAAAGGTAGACGTTAAGACAatggaagaagacgaagaagtTCTTTACAAGGTGAGGGCTAAGCTTTTCAGATTTGATGCAGATGCTAAGGaatggaaagaaagagGTACTGGTGACTGCAAGTTcttgaagaacaagaaaaccaaCAAGGTCAGAATATTGATGAGAAGAGACAAGACTTTAAAGATTTGTGCTAACCACATCATCGCTCCAGAGTACACTTTGAAACCTAACGTTGGTTCTGATAGATCCTGGGTCTATGCTTGTACAGCTGATATTGCAGAAGGCGAAGCAGAAGCTTTCACATTTGCTATCAGATTTGGcagtaaagaaaatgctgataaatttaaagaagaatttgaaaaagctcAAGAAATCAACAAAAAGGCTTAG
- the RCR2 gene encoding Rcr2p (Vacuolar protein~similar to YDR003W) yields the protein MILREQIDLLIYKREDDNNGNGEAITDDDPFSSSSWRWGRWIFFIFFIVALLILLFSTAKVNRRRRIMGQAPIRGTAWLTPPTYRQSERDYNGTQRCVEDYVPEYTETANENDLGFYDERGEFHPNGKTEYLAPPPLSEDQASSADKDLQRPVAAVVRIPSESEFDLNLLRPTMNNFVNGQSNRNEQHSPTVESSSLDVSSAPARAKISR from the coding sequence ATGATATTACGGGAGCAGATCGATCTGCtaatatataaaagagaGGATGATAATAATGGCAATGGAGAAGCCATTACAGATGATGATCCGTTTAGCTCTTCCTCATGGAGATGGGGAAgatggattttttttatttttttcatagtTGCACTTCTtatacttttattttcaactgCAAAAGTGaatagaagaagacgaattATGGGCCAAGCTCCCATTAGGGGAACCGCTTGGTTAACTCCGCCTACCTACAGACAGTCCGAGAGAGATTACAATGGCACACAGCGTTGCGTTGAAGACTATGTTCCTGAATATACAGAAACGGCAAATGAGAATGATTTAGGGTTTTATGACGAACGGGGAGAGTTCCATCCTAATGGTAAAACAGAATATTTAGCACCGCCGCCCTTATCGGAAGACCAAGCTAGCTCGGCTGATAAAGATTTACAGCGCCCAGTGGCTGCCGTTGTACGAATTCCCAGTGAAAGTGAATTCGACTTGAATCTGCTAAGACCTACGATGAATAACTTCGTTAATGGTCAGAGTAATCGCAACGAGCAGCATTCTCCCACCGTTGAATCGTCTTCTCTTGACGTCAGTAGTGCACCAGCAAGAGCGAAAATAAGTAGGtga